One region of Miscanthus floridulus cultivar M001 chromosome 19, ASM1932011v1, whole genome shotgun sequence genomic DNA includes:
- the LOC136526901 gene encoding receptor-like cytosolic serine/threonine-protein kinase RBK1 isoform X3, protein MAPTEEAGEDERLLKDLLASSSSSDKEAHAMSAGEDEENTETEPDESTKGDCDYGESVMEATLSSEDLNDRHGGDSNNQCAESDGACNQVPETGSQSSNLECADEVPQIRSKSSNDEDSADEMPGTLSKSSSNDSSECADRSSPRAVLDISVSGSMDSDDSVSVEQSAKSNHNVQWRNLISSLILRRKKSMGRAVTFPQRSKSRGLRGYLERMRSGKNQMDCSAIAPEILPEIGKWRPSWRSFDYNELCAATDSFSPEKMIGKGGHAEVYKGQLADGQFVAVKRLTKGGNKEDRVSDFLSELGIIAHVIHPNAAQLLGFSVEGGLHLVLQFSPHGSLASVLHGTKEPLKWKVRFNIALGIAEGLLYLHEGCHRRIIHRDIKASNILLTEDYQPQISDFGLAKWLPDKLTHHVVYPIEGTFGYMAPEYFMHGIINEKTDVFAYGVLLLELVTGRKAVDSSRQSLVIWAKPLLDANNIKELVDPSLGNEYDPEEMLYTLAVASLCIHHSSTSRPSMKSVVCFLKGDRESLELVKRPKIVKPLMFDSCDSEDYTRSSYLNDLNRHKQLALEQ, encoded by the exons ATGGCTCCCACGGAAG AGGCAGGGGAGGACGAGCGGCTGCTCAAGGATCTTctcgcttcttcttcttcttcagataaGGAAG CCCATGCTATGTCTGCAGGAGAGGATGAAGAGAATACAGAGACAGAGCCCGATGAATCTACTAAAGGGGATTGTGACTATGGCGAGTCCGTAATGGAAGCCACCTTATCGAGTGAAGATCTCAATGATAGGCATGGTGGTGACAGCAACAACCAATGTGCTGAATCTGATGGTGCTTGCAATCAAGTGCCTGAAACGGGCTCCCAGAGCAGCAACCTTGAGTGCGCTGATGAAGTGCCTCAAATCAGATCCAAGAGCAGTAATGATGAAGATAGTGCTGATGAAATGCCGGGAACCCTCTCCAAGAGCAGTAGCAATGACAGCAGTGAGTGTGCTGATCGGAGCTCTCCGCGAGCTGTGCTAGATATCTCAGTATCTGGTAGCATGGACTCGGATGACAGTGTCTCAGTCGAGCAGTCAGCAAAGTCAAACCATAATGTGCAGTGGAGGAACCTGATCAGCAGTCTAATACTTAGGAGAAAGAAGTCCATGGGCAGAGCAGTCACGTTCCCTCAGAGATCCAAGAGCAGAGGGCTTAGAGGGTACCTGGAGAGAATGCGGAGTGGTAAGAACCAAATGGACTGCAGTGCCATTGCTCCTGAGATCCTCCCTGAGATTGGGAAATGGAGGCCATCATGGCGAAGCTTTGACTACAACGAGCTTTGTGCTGCAACTGACAGTTTTAGTCCAG AGAAAATGATTGGGAAGGGAGGGCATGCCGAGGTATACAAAGGGCAGCTTGCTGATGGACAATTTGTGGCAGTGAAGAGATTAACAAAAGGCGGTAACAAAGAGGACAGAGTTAGCGATTTCTTATCTGAGCTTGGAATAATAGCCCATGTTATCCACCCAAACGCAGCACAGCTCTTGGGGTTCAGTGTGGAAGGGGGTTTGCACTTGGTTCTTCAGTTTTCACCTCACGGAAGCCTTGCTTCTGTTCTACATG GTACAAAGGAGCCCCTGAAGTGGAAAGTCAGGTTCAACATTGCACTTGGAATTGCTGAAGGGCTGCTTTATCTACATGAAGGCTGCCATCGCCGCATAATTCATAGAGACATCAAGGCATCTAATATCCTTTTAACTGAAGACTACCAACCTCAG ATATCAGATTTTGGGCTTGCAAAGTGGCTCCCTGATAAATTGACCCATCATGTTGTGTATCCCATTGAAGGCACATTCGG GTATATGGCCCCAGAATACTTCATGCATGGGATCATAAATGAGAAGACCGATGTGTTCGCATATGGAGTTCTACTTCTTGAACTAGTTACCGGGCGGAAAGCGGTGGACTCATCCAGACAGAGCCTAGTGATATGG GCAAAACCGCTGCTTGATGCAAACAACATCAAAGAGCTGGTGGATCCTTCCCTCGGCAACGAGTATGACCCTGAAGAGATGCTGTACACCCTAGCAGTGGCATCCTTGTGCATTCACCACAGCTCAACCTCGAGGCCTAGTATGAAATCG GTAGTCTGTTTCTTGAAGGGAGACCGGGAGTCACTTGAGCTGGTGAAAAGGCCTAAAATCGTGAAGCCCCTGATGTTTGACTCGTGTGATTCAGAAGATTACACACGCTCGAGTTACCTCAACGATCTCAACCGGCACAAGCAGCTCGCATTAGAGCAGTGA
- the LOC136526901 gene encoding receptor-like cytosolic serine/threonine-protein kinase RBK1 isoform X4, translating into MAPTEEAGEDERLLKDLLASSSSSDKEGEDEENTETEPDESTKGDCDYGESVMEATLSSEDLNDRHGGDSNNQCAESDGACNQVPETGSQSSNLECADEVPQIRSKSSNDEDSADEMPGTLSKSSSNDSSECADRSSPRAVLDISVSGSMDSDDSVSVEQSAKSNHNVQWRNLISSLILRRKKSMGRAVTFPQRSKSRGLRGYLERMRSGKNQMDCSAIAPEILPEIGKWRPSWRSFDYNELCAATDSFSPEKMIGKGGHAEVYKGQLADGQFVAVKRLTKGGNKEDRVSDFLSELGIIAHVIHPNAAQLLGFSVEGGLHLVLQFSPHGSLASVLHGTKEPLKWKVRFNIALGIAEGLLYLHEGCHRRIIHRDIKASNILLTEDYQPQISDFGLAKWLPDKLTHHVVYPIEGTFGYMAPEYFMHGIINEKTDVFAYGVLLLELVTGRKAVDSSRQSLVIWAKPLLDANNIKELVDPSLGNEYDPEEMLYTLAVASLCIHHSSTSRPSMKSVVCFLKGDRESLELVKRPKIVKPLMFDSCDSEDYTRSSYLNDLNRHKQLALEQ; encoded by the exons ATGGCTCCCACGGAAG AGGCAGGGGAGGACGAGCGGCTGCTCAAGGATCTTctcgcttcttcttcttcttcagataaGGAAG GAGAGGATGAAGAGAATACAGAGACAGAGCCCGATGAATCTACTAAAGGGGATTGTGACTATGGCGAGTCCGTAATGGAAGCCACCTTATCGAGTGAAGATCTCAATGATAGGCATGGTGGTGACAGCAACAACCAATGTGCTGAATCTGATGGTGCTTGCAATCAAGTGCCTGAAACGGGCTCCCAGAGCAGCAACCTTGAGTGCGCTGATGAAGTGCCTCAAATCAGATCCAAGAGCAGTAATGATGAAGATAGTGCTGATGAAATGCCGGGAACCCTCTCCAAGAGCAGTAGCAATGACAGCAGTGAGTGTGCTGATCGGAGCTCTCCGCGAGCTGTGCTAGATATCTCAGTATCTGGTAGCATGGACTCGGATGACAGTGTCTCAGTCGAGCAGTCAGCAAAGTCAAACCATAATGTGCAGTGGAGGAACCTGATCAGCAGTCTAATACTTAGGAGAAAGAAGTCCATGGGCAGAGCAGTCACGTTCCCTCAGAGATCCAAGAGCAGAGGGCTTAGAGGGTACCTGGAGAGAATGCGGAGTGGTAAGAACCAAATGGACTGCAGTGCCATTGCTCCTGAGATCCTCCCTGAGATTGGGAAATGGAGGCCATCATGGCGAAGCTTTGACTACAACGAGCTTTGTGCTGCAACTGACAGTTTTAGTCCAG AGAAAATGATTGGGAAGGGAGGGCATGCCGAGGTATACAAAGGGCAGCTTGCTGATGGACAATTTGTGGCAGTGAAGAGATTAACAAAAGGCGGTAACAAAGAGGACAGAGTTAGCGATTTCTTATCTGAGCTTGGAATAATAGCCCATGTTATCCACCCAAACGCAGCACAGCTCTTGGGGTTCAGTGTGGAAGGGGGTTTGCACTTGGTTCTTCAGTTTTCACCTCACGGAAGCCTTGCTTCTGTTCTACATG GTACAAAGGAGCCCCTGAAGTGGAAAGTCAGGTTCAACATTGCACTTGGAATTGCTGAAGGGCTGCTTTATCTACATGAAGGCTGCCATCGCCGCATAATTCATAGAGACATCAAGGCATCTAATATCCTTTTAACTGAAGACTACCAACCTCAG ATATCAGATTTTGGGCTTGCAAAGTGGCTCCCTGATAAATTGACCCATCATGTTGTGTATCCCATTGAAGGCACATTCGG GTATATGGCCCCAGAATACTTCATGCATGGGATCATAAATGAGAAGACCGATGTGTTCGCATATGGAGTTCTACTTCTTGAACTAGTTACCGGGCGGAAAGCGGTGGACTCATCCAGACAGAGCCTAGTGATATGG GCAAAACCGCTGCTTGATGCAAACAACATCAAAGAGCTGGTGGATCCTTCCCTCGGCAACGAGTATGACCCTGAAGAGATGCTGTACACCCTAGCAGTGGCATCCTTGTGCATTCACCACAGCTCAACCTCGAGGCCTAGTATGAAATCG GTAGTCTGTTTCTTGAAGGGAGACCGGGAGTCACTTGAGCTGGTGAAAAGGCCTAAAATCGTGAAGCCCCTGATGTTTGACTCGTGTGATTCAGAAGATTACACACGCTCGAGTTACCTCAACGATCTCAACCGGCACAAGCAGCTCGCATTAGAGCAGTGA
- the LOC136526901 gene encoding receptor-like cytosolic serine/threonine-protein kinase RBK1 isoform X1, producing MVKLKEFFLLGPAEAGEDERLLKDLLASSSSSDKEAHAMSAGEDEENTETEPDESTKGDCDYGESVMEATLSSEDLNDRHGGDSNNQCAESDGACNQVPETGSQSSNLECADEVPQIRSKSSNDEDSADEMPGTLSKSSSNDSSECADRSSPRAVLDISVSGSMDSDDSVSVEQSAKSNHNVQWRNLISSLILRRKKSMGRAVTFPQRSKSRGLRGYLERMRSGKNQMDCSAIAPEILPEIGKWRPSWRSFDYNELCAATDSFSPEKMIGKGGHAEVYKGQLADGQFVAVKRLTKGGNKEDRVSDFLSELGIIAHVIHPNAAQLLGFSVEGGLHLVLQFSPHGSLASVLHGTKEPLKWKVRFNIALGIAEGLLYLHEGCHRRIIHRDIKASNILLTEDYQPQISDFGLAKWLPDKLTHHVVYPIEGTFGYMAPEYFMHGIINEKTDVFAYGVLLLELVTGRKAVDSSRQSLVIWAKPLLDANNIKELVDPSLGNEYDPEEMLYTLAVASLCIHHSSTSRPSMKSVVCFLKGDRESLELVKRPKIVKPLMFDSCDSEDYTRSSYLNDLNRHKQLALEQ from the exons ATGGTGAAACTGAAGGAGTTTTTCCTGCTTGGTCCTGCAGAGGCAGGGGAGGACGAGCGGCTGCTCAAGGATCTTctcgcttcttcttcttcttcagataaGGAAG CCCATGCTATGTCTGCAGGAGAGGATGAAGAGAATACAGAGACAGAGCCCGATGAATCTACTAAAGGGGATTGTGACTATGGCGAGTCCGTAATGGAAGCCACCTTATCGAGTGAAGATCTCAATGATAGGCATGGTGGTGACAGCAACAACCAATGTGCTGAATCTGATGGTGCTTGCAATCAAGTGCCTGAAACGGGCTCCCAGAGCAGCAACCTTGAGTGCGCTGATGAAGTGCCTCAAATCAGATCCAAGAGCAGTAATGATGAAGATAGTGCTGATGAAATGCCGGGAACCCTCTCCAAGAGCAGTAGCAATGACAGCAGTGAGTGTGCTGATCGGAGCTCTCCGCGAGCTGTGCTAGATATCTCAGTATCTGGTAGCATGGACTCGGATGACAGTGTCTCAGTCGAGCAGTCAGCAAAGTCAAACCATAATGTGCAGTGGAGGAACCTGATCAGCAGTCTAATACTTAGGAGAAAGAAGTCCATGGGCAGAGCAGTCACGTTCCCTCAGAGATCCAAGAGCAGAGGGCTTAGAGGGTACCTGGAGAGAATGCGGAGTGGTAAGAACCAAATGGACTGCAGTGCCATTGCTCCTGAGATCCTCCCTGAGATTGGGAAATGGAGGCCATCATGGCGAAGCTTTGACTACAACGAGCTTTGTGCTGCAACTGACAGTTTTAGTCCAG AGAAAATGATTGGGAAGGGAGGGCATGCCGAGGTATACAAAGGGCAGCTTGCTGATGGACAATTTGTGGCAGTGAAGAGATTAACAAAAGGCGGTAACAAAGAGGACAGAGTTAGCGATTTCTTATCTGAGCTTGGAATAATAGCCCATGTTATCCACCCAAACGCAGCACAGCTCTTGGGGTTCAGTGTGGAAGGGGGTTTGCACTTGGTTCTTCAGTTTTCACCTCACGGAAGCCTTGCTTCTGTTCTACATG GTACAAAGGAGCCCCTGAAGTGGAAAGTCAGGTTCAACATTGCACTTGGAATTGCTGAAGGGCTGCTTTATCTACATGAAGGCTGCCATCGCCGCATAATTCATAGAGACATCAAGGCATCTAATATCCTTTTAACTGAAGACTACCAACCTCAG ATATCAGATTTTGGGCTTGCAAAGTGGCTCCCTGATAAATTGACCCATCATGTTGTGTATCCCATTGAAGGCACATTCGG GTATATGGCCCCAGAATACTTCATGCATGGGATCATAAATGAGAAGACCGATGTGTTCGCATATGGAGTTCTACTTCTTGAACTAGTTACCGGGCGGAAAGCGGTGGACTCATCCAGACAGAGCCTAGTGATATGG GCAAAACCGCTGCTTGATGCAAACAACATCAAAGAGCTGGTGGATCCTTCCCTCGGCAACGAGTATGACCCTGAAGAGATGCTGTACACCCTAGCAGTGGCATCCTTGTGCATTCACCACAGCTCAACCTCGAGGCCTAGTATGAAATCG GTAGTCTGTTTCTTGAAGGGAGACCGGGAGTCACTTGAGCTGGTGAAAAGGCCTAAAATCGTGAAGCCCCTGATGTTTGACTCGTGTGATTCAGAAGATTACACACGCTCGAGTTACCTCAACGATCTCAACCGGCACAAGCAGCTCGCATTAGAGCAGTGA
- the LOC136526901 gene encoding receptor-like cytosolic serine/threonine-protein kinase RBK1 isoform X2, protein MVKLKEFFLLGPAEAGEDERLLKDLLASSSSSDKEGEDEENTETEPDESTKGDCDYGESVMEATLSSEDLNDRHGGDSNNQCAESDGACNQVPETGSQSSNLECADEVPQIRSKSSNDEDSADEMPGTLSKSSSNDSSECADRSSPRAVLDISVSGSMDSDDSVSVEQSAKSNHNVQWRNLISSLILRRKKSMGRAVTFPQRSKSRGLRGYLERMRSGKNQMDCSAIAPEILPEIGKWRPSWRSFDYNELCAATDSFSPEKMIGKGGHAEVYKGQLADGQFVAVKRLTKGGNKEDRVSDFLSELGIIAHVIHPNAAQLLGFSVEGGLHLVLQFSPHGSLASVLHGTKEPLKWKVRFNIALGIAEGLLYLHEGCHRRIIHRDIKASNILLTEDYQPQISDFGLAKWLPDKLTHHVVYPIEGTFGYMAPEYFMHGIINEKTDVFAYGVLLLELVTGRKAVDSSRQSLVIWAKPLLDANNIKELVDPSLGNEYDPEEMLYTLAVASLCIHHSSTSRPSMKSVVCFLKGDRESLELVKRPKIVKPLMFDSCDSEDYTRSSYLNDLNRHKQLALEQ, encoded by the exons ATGGTGAAACTGAAGGAGTTTTTCCTGCTTGGTCCTGCAGAGGCAGGGGAGGACGAGCGGCTGCTCAAGGATCTTctcgcttcttcttcttcttcagataaGGAAG GAGAGGATGAAGAGAATACAGAGACAGAGCCCGATGAATCTACTAAAGGGGATTGTGACTATGGCGAGTCCGTAATGGAAGCCACCTTATCGAGTGAAGATCTCAATGATAGGCATGGTGGTGACAGCAACAACCAATGTGCTGAATCTGATGGTGCTTGCAATCAAGTGCCTGAAACGGGCTCCCAGAGCAGCAACCTTGAGTGCGCTGATGAAGTGCCTCAAATCAGATCCAAGAGCAGTAATGATGAAGATAGTGCTGATGAAATGCCGGGAACCCTCTCCAAGAGCAGTAGCAATGACAGCAGTGAGTGTGCTGATCGGAGCTCTCCGCGAGCTGTGCTAGATATCTCAGTATCTGGTAGCATGGACTCGGATGACAGTGTCTCAGTCGAGCAGTCAGCAAAGTCAAACCATAATGTGCAGTGGAGGAACCTGATCAGCAGTCTAATACTTAGGAGAAAGAAGTCCATGGGCAGAGCAGTCACGTTCCCTCAGAGATCCAAGAGCAGAGGGCTTAGAGGGTACCTGGAGAGAATGCGGAGTGGTAAGAACCAAATGGACTGCAGTGCCATTGCTCCTGAGATCCTCCCTGAGATTGGGAAATGGAGGCCATCATGGCGAAGCTTTGACTACAACGAGCTTTGTGCTGCAACTGACAGTTTTAGTCCAG AGAAAATGATTGGGAAGGGAGGGCATGCCGAGGTATACAAAGGGCAGCTTGCTGATGGACAATTTGTGGCAGTGAAGAGATTAACAAAAGGCGGTAACAAAGAGGACAGAGTTAGCGATTTCTTATCTGAGCTTGGAATAATAGCCCATGTTATCCACCCAAACGCAGCACAGCTCTTGGGGTTCAGTGTGGAAGGGGGTTTGCACTTGGTTCTTCAGTTTTCACCTCACGGAAGCCTTGCTTCTGTTCTACATG GTACAAAGGAGCCCCTGAAGTGGAAAGTCAGGTTCAACATTGCACTTGGAATTGCTGAAGGGCTGCTTTATCTACATGAAGGCTGCCATCGCCGCATAATTCATAGAGACATCAAGGCATCTAATATCCTTTTAACTGAAGACTACCAACCTCAG ATATCAGATTTTGGGCTTGCAAAGTGGCTCCCTGATAAATTGACCCATCATGTTGTGTATCCCATTGAAGGCACATTCGG GTATATGGCCCCAGAATACTTCATGCATGGGATCATAAATGAGAAGACCGATGTGTTCGCATATGGAGTTCTACTTCTTGAACTAGTTACCGGGCGGAAAGCGGTGGACTCATCCAGACAGAGCCTAGTGATATGG GCAAAACCGCTGCTTGATGCAAACAACATCAAAGAGCTGGTGGATCCTTCCCTCGGCAACGAGTATGACCCTGAAGAGATGCTGTACACCCTAGCAGTGGCATCCTTGTGCATTCACCACAGCTCAACCTCGAGGCCTAGTATGAAATCG GTAGTCTGTTTCTTGAAGGGAGACCGGGAGTCACTTGAGCTGGTGAAAAGGCCTAAAATCGTGAAGCCCCTGATGTTTGACTCGTGTGATTCAGAAGATTACACACGCTCGAGTTACCTCAACGATCTCAACCGGCACAAGCAGCTCGCATTAGAGCAGTGA
- the LOC136526902 gene encoding fructose-1,6-bisphosphatase, cytosolic-like — MPLSSLSLRHHPPRPLPPTSNRQPPPPHPRLLHLLLPPFTRRCAFVCQPLAAATDDMATAAAAASPPTLLEHMGQVGTAADLTVLVAHIQSACKRIAALVASPGNAELSRSKAGGGTVAAGRDAPKPLDELSNDIILSSLQSSGKVAVLASEENDLPIWISNDGPYVVVTDPLDGSRNIEVSIPTGTIFGIYNRLVELDHLPLEERAQLNSLQSGTRLVAAGYVLYSSATILCISFGAGTHAFTLDWSTGEFILTHPSIQIPPRGQIYSVNDARYFDWPEGLRKYIDTIRQGKGQHPKKYSARYVCSLVADFHRTLIYGGVAMNPRDHLRLVYEANPLSFLAEQAGGRGSDGKNRRILTVQPVKLHQRLPLFLGSMDDMLELESYGDVQQKVNPGYEV, encoded by the exons ATGCCGTTATCATCTCTCTCCCTCCGCCACCACCCGCCGCGCCCTCTCCCGCCAACTTCAAATCGTCAGCCGCCACCGCCACACCcccgcctcctccacctccttcTCCCTCCGTTTACACGGCGCTGCGCCTTCGTCTGCCAGCCGCTCGCCGCGGCCACGGACGACATGGCTACtgcggccgcggcggcgtcgcCCCCCACGCTGCTCGAGCACATGGGCCAGGTGGGCACGGCCGCTGACCTCACTGTCCTCGTGGCCCATATCCAGAGCGCGTGCAAGCGCATCGCGGCTCTTGTAGCGTCCCCCGGCAACGCCGAGCTGTCGCGGTCCAAGGCGGGGGGTGGGACTGTGGCGGCCGGGCGTGACGCGCCTAAGCCGCTCGACGAATTGTCG AATGATATCATCTTGTCATCTCTCCAAAGTTCTGGAAAGGTTGCAGTGCTAGCGTCCGAAGAAAATGATCTGCCCATTTGGATATCTAATGACGGTCCATATGTTGTTGTTACCGATCCGCTTGATGGTTCTCGCAACATTGAGGTCTCCATACCTACTGGAACAATATTTGGGATCTACAATAGGCTGGTGGAGCTCGACCATCTCCCTTTGGAAGAGAGAGCTCAGCTCAATTCACTGCAAAGTGGAACTCGCCTTGTTGCTGCTGGGTATGTCCTGTACTCATCTGCCACCATCTTGTGTATCAGCTTCGGTGCAGGTACCCATGCTTTTACATTGGATTGGTCGACCGGAGAATTCATCCTTACACATCCTTCCATCCAAATACCCCCTAGAG GGCAGATATATTCGGTGAATGACGCTAGGTATTTTGACTGGCCCGAGGGCTTAAGGAAGTACATTGACACAATCAGACAAGGCAAAGGACAGCATCCAAAGAAGTACTCAGCTCGCTATGTGTGCTCACTGGTTGCTGATTTCCACCGGACGCTCATATATGGTGGGGTTGCTATGAACCCAAGGGATCATCTGCGTCTGGTTTATGAGGCAAATCCTCTCAGTTTCCTTGCTGAGCAAGCTGGGGGTAGAGGGTCAGATGGCAAGAACAGAAGAATCCTCACCGTTCAGCCTGTGAAGTTGCACCAGAGGCTGCCCTTGTTCTTAGGGAGCATGGATGACATGCTTGAGTTGGAAAGCTATGGAGATGTCCAGCAGAAGGTTAATCCTGGATATGAAGTTTAA